Genomic window (Sediminispirochaeta smaragdinae DSM 11293):
ATGGCGCTCATCATAAAAAATTTTCTATCAACGGTACCAAGAAGGACCTCACGGGAGATGAACTCCTTACGATTATGCTTAGGGAGTGAGGTATGTCTTGGGAAACTTTCACCGCCTCTCCGGCTACTGCGCCGAGGGAGATGCGGGAAGAATGACAATACAGGATAAATATAACAAGCTGTTGGAACATATTTCCGCCTATGAAAGGGTCGCAATCGCCTTTTCAGGCGGGGTCGATAGTACCTTCCTGTGCCGGGCGGCCATGGAAGCATCGTGCCTACGGCCCATTGCCATAAGCCTTGTATCACCTTTTATCCCCCACCGGGAAGTGGAGGAGGCAAAGGATCTTGCAAAAAAAATCGGTATCGAACATGTCTGCATCCAAGCCCAGCTGCTTTCCGAAACGGTCGCTGCCAATCCGAAAGATCGCTGTTACCACTGTAAAAGGATCGTCTTTACCACGCTTCTCCAAACAGCGGCCGGCTACGGCATCGGCACGATCCTGGATGGTTCAAATGCCGACGACCGCTACGATTATCGTCCGGGTATGCGAGCTCTGGCGGAACTTGGAATCCACAGCCCGCTTTTGGAGATAGGGCTCGGCAAGAACGAGATACGGGAACTTTCGAAAATCCTTCACCTCCCGACTTGGAACAAACCATCCTTTGCCTGCCTGGCCTCCCGTATCCCCTACGGAGATCGAATCAACACGGAAAAACTCAAAAAGATCGAGGAAGCGGAGGCTTTCTTGCGGAAAATCGGCTTTCACCAATATAGGGTACGGGTTCACGGCGACATTGCACGTATCGAGGTTGCCCCGGATGAGCGATTACATTTCTTCAATGAAGAGCGGCTGGATGAGATTTCAACAGCCTTGAAGCGGATTGGGTTTCTTTACGTCGCTTTCGAGTTATCGGGCTACCGGAGCGGCAGCATGAATAGGGCCATCGATAACGAAAATGACAATATAACGTATTAAGGAGTGTTACACATGAAAACCCTACATTTTGACTGTTTCGCCGGGATTTCCGGTGATATGACCTTAGGAGCCTTTGTCGATCTGGGAGTCGATCCCCGGCGCATACAAAGCGAACTGGAGAAACTCGGTGTGGATCACTGGAGTCTCGATTTCCACCGTGACGAACGCTGCGGCATCACTGGCACCCATGCCGTGGTGAAAGACCTGAATGATCACCATGACCATCACCATGAGCACGACCACGAGCACCACCATCATCACAGCCACACCACATGGAAGGAAATTCGCTCACTCATCGAGTCATCGAGCATATCAGAAGGAGCGAAAAAACGTGCCATCGATATCTTTTCACGAATAGCGGAAGCGGAAGCTCAGGTACACGGTAAAAGCGTTGAGGATGTGGCTTTTCATGAGGTGGGTGCCGTCGATTCGATCATCGATATTGTCGGTGCAGCCGTCTGCCTGGATATGCTTGCTCCTGAACGGATTACCTCCTCACCCATCGAACTTGGCGGGGGGACGGTCGAGTGTGCCCACGGTATTCTACCGGTCCCGGCACCTGCCACCCAGCTTTTGTGTAAGGGGTTGCCGGTGAAAACCGGTGGCTTCGATCATGAGATGACGACCCCCACCGGTGCCGCGATCCTGGCCTCTTGTGTGGACGAGTTTATCGAGAGCGGTAGTTTCACCGAGGTACGAACGGGGTACGGCATCGGAACCCGGAAACTGGAAAAGCCGAATATCCTTCGGGTTTCCTGGAGGGAAGAAGTTTCAAAGGATAAGGCACCTGCCTCTTCGGATAGCGATCCCTGGTTGACCGAGAATCTCATCCAAATCGATACGAACATCGACGATATGGACGGCGAAGCCATGGGGCATTTTATGCAAAGCCTTTTCGATGCCGGTGCCCTGGATGTAACCTTCATCCCCTGTGTGATGAAGAAGTCTCGACCCGGGACAATCGTCTCGATTCTCACCGATGAGAATCATGCCGATGCCCTGCGACGTTGCCTCTTTACCGGCTCTACAACAATCGGTTTCCGGGAAACGGCGGTGACTCGCCGCTTCCTACGCCGCCAAGAGCATACCGTGACGGGAAGTTTCGGAACGGCCCACGCAAAAACCTCTTTTTTCGGAGAGCGGGCCTTACGAACGAAGATCGAGTTCGAAGATCGGCTCCGTGTCGCCCGAGAGCAGGGCATCAGCCTCAGGGAGGCTGAGCAGCTGATTGCCGGGGAGCTTGAAAAGTGACGGAGAGGGAGCGAGAAACATCAACCGAAACGATTTTACGCTCGGTACAAGAGGGGAAACTCTCCGTACCGGAGGCGGCAAGGCTTCTTTCGGGTGGCGTCACGACGGACTTGGGCTTTGCGGTGATCGATGCCGACAGAAGCCGGCGCACCGGTTACCCCGAAGTGGTCTACTGCAAAGGGAAACGTATCGAACAGGCCGAAGCGATTATGGTCGGAATGAGGGATGCAGGATTGCCGGTTCTGGGGACCAGGGCCAGCCGTGAGCTTGCGGAAAGGATCGCTAGACGTTTTCCCGAAGCGGTATACGAGGAAGAAGGAGCCACGCTCACCATCGGCAGCCTTACCGATCCTGACGAACGGGAAGGGTTGATTGCCGTGGTCGCTGCCGGGACCTCCGATCGGCCGATCGCCTGCGAAGCACTCAGGACCGCGGAATTCTTCGGCAGCAGGACCCTGTTCATCAACGATGTGGGGGTCGCGGGAATCCACCGTCTCTTTGCACGCCTGGAAGAGATACGGCAGGCCCGGGTTGTCATCACCGTGGCGGGGATGGAGGGGGCCCTGGCCAGTGTCGTCGCAGGGCTTGTGGCGGTACCGGTTATTGCCGTTCCCACTAGCGTCGGCTA
Coding sequences:
- the larE gene encoding ATP-dependent sacrificial sulfur transferase LarE — its product is MGNFHRLSGYCAEGDAGRMTIQDKYNKLLEHISAYERVAIAFSGGVDSTFLCRAAMEASCLRPIAISLVSPFIPHREVEEAKDLAKKIGIEHVCIQAQLLSETVAANPKDRCYHCKRIVFTTLLQTAAGYGIGTILDGSNADDRYDYRPGMRALAELGIHSPLLEIGLGKNEIRELSKILHLPTWNKPSFACLASRIPYGDRINTEKLKKIEEAEAFLRKIGFHQYRVRVHGDIARIEVAPDERLHFFNEERLDEISTALKRIGFLYVAFELSGYRSGSMNRAIDNENDNITY
- the larC gene encoding nickel pincer cofactor biosynthesis protein LarC is translated as MKTLHFDCFAGISGDMTLGAFVDLGVDPRRIQSELEKLGVDHWSLDFHRDERCGITGTHAVVKDLNDHHDHHHEHDHEHHHHHSHTTWKEIRSLIESSSISEGAKKRAIDIFSRIAEAEAQVHGKSVEDVAFHEVGAVDSIIDIVGAAVCLDMLAPERITSSPIELGGGTVECAHGILPVPAPATQLLCKGLPVKTGGFDHEMTTPTGAAILASCVDEFIESGSFTEVRTGYGIGTRKLEKPNILRVSWREEVSKDKAPASSDSDPWLTENLIQIDTNIDDMDGEAMGHFMQSLFDAGALDVTFIPCVMKKSRPGTIVSILTDENHADALRRCLFTGSTTIGFRETAVTRRFLRRQEHTVTGSFGTAHAKTSFFGERALRTKIEFEDRLRVAREQGISLREAEQLIAGELEK
- the larB gene encoding nickel pincer cofactor biosynthesis protein LarB, whose product is MTERERETSTETILRSVQEGKLSVPEAARLLSGGVTTDLGFAVIDADRSRRTGYPEVVYCKGKRIEQAEAIMVGMRDAGLPVLGTRASRELAERIARRFPEAVYEEEGATLTIGSLTDPDEREGLIAVVAAGTSDRPIACEALRTAEFFGSRTLFINDVGVAGIHRLFARLEEIRQARVVITVAGMEGALASVVAGLVAVPVIAVPTSVGYGASFGGLSALLGMLSACAPGISVVNIDNGFGAGYQANLINRQKVKHG